One genomic window of Polyangiaceae bacterium includes the following:
- a CDS encoding DUF3857 domain-containing protein: MPRERGALGRTKNALRLGLAFAAASCALVPGAETNAAEGPIHRDVLKHAATVASAKGPEAFTALRNLWRTWDRADPTHVEEAIVAVTENKAQPAPVRAYAGLLEAYARRRRGDLEGALARVERLGFVSRYMTVGPFDNDNKTGINEEFAPELELSEPIPAGRAYEGKERAVRWRVPPVASSYGWFDFGDILRPREDVCGYATTFVRSKPGTKSNRPLTIWVGSAGAFKLFYEGKKVLEDLAYRELDMDRFATTVTLRPSWSRITVKVCGDADAPKLSLRLGNSVGEPDLDVDVRADLEASAEAAAGEKERARAKTPQPAETNRVLGPVQAFEIATSGKSPKASSLELYARYLAITGGDPKADHKARDLARRAAEAEPTVARLLLAGELAEDRNQRRVWVEKASALAKTNDEKLDVLLAEAHLARTGTNWRDAVPIYERILAIDPDNLGGTLGLVELHVEAGLKRTALDMLEKAVQRHPRSVSLLSALAEQLRGLGRDAEADEVEARYASLRFDDATFLSQKVDLAVARRDAAGAERWLGRFLGIEAESAWARSIAARTYRALGQKDRALATYQQALAMAPEDIQTLRALSDVYGESGDKDKQLDLLRQILTIAPQAKDVREYVEHIQPKAPRADEAYAWAPERFLPMRSAAMKGYPMRFLRNLTVTTVYPNGLASRFRQIVFQPLTDESAASGRQYRFMYEAARQTVDLRAAKVYRQNGKIDEAIESGEGPANNPAISMYTSQRTFGVLFPRLSAGDVVELRYRIEDVAPRNEISDYFGEIEYLQEDSPIANSEYILVTPKERTFYIRTNKLDGLTQDVKVEGDKRIYRFTANDVPPLTPEPNMPPWPEVLGYVHVSTFDTWNAVGAWYWGLAREQFDVDDEVRRRARELTKNAKDDAAKVRAIYKFATETRYVALEFGIEGIRPRRAAQTLARGWGDCKDKATLIVTMLREVGVPSTIVLLRTRMRGDIAPEPASLAPFDHAIVYVPSLDLYLDGTAEHTGSTELPVMDRGAIGLLVNEGKPKYVKLPDPPPEQSVTRRHVDVTLALDGSAAIATDMQVSGAYAPDWRRRYLAEGTRNDRAKQDLAGDFGPVEVATGRAGVEATNIEDIEQPVRLRVKGKATNFARREDDTLSVPASIAPRLVAELAPSSKRTLDVVIGALTTREEEWVVKVPAGAKLQKVPMPQKIDSPFGRFELSAEQAAGKVTIRTSLSFLKPRISPAEYAQFRTFCEAVDRAYNQRIVVGK; encoded by the coding sequence ATGCCTCGTGAACGCGGCGCTCTGGGTCGAACGAAAAACGCGCTTCGGTTGGGACTCGCCTTCGCCGCAGCATCATGCGCGCTCGTGCCAGGAGCCGAGACAAACGCTGCCGAAGGACCGATTCATCGGGACGTGCTGAAACACGCCGCAACCGTCGCCAGCGCAAAGGGCCCGGAAGCATTCACCGCGCTGCGCAATTTATGGCGCACGTGGGACCGCGCCGATCCAACGCACGTCGAAGAAGCCATCGTCGCAGTGACGGAAAACAAGGCGCAACCCGCACCCGTTCGAGCGTACGCGGGTCTGCTCGAGGCGTATGCGCGTCGCAGGCGCGGTGACCTCGAAGGCGCGCTCGCTCGCGTCGAACGTCTCGGGTTTGTCTCGCGGTACATGACCGTCGGCCCGTTCGATAACGACAACAAAACGGGCATCAACGAAGAGTTTGCCCCGGAGCTCGAGCTGTCCGAGCCGATCCCCGCAGGCCGCGCCTACGAAGGCAAAGAACGCGCTGTCAGGTGGCGCGTTCCGCCCGTCGCGTCGTCGTATGGCTGGTTCGACTTTGGCGACATCCTGCGTCCACGCGAAGACGTCTGCGGGTACGCCACGACGTTCGTACGTTCCAAACCCGGCACCAAGTCCAATCGCCCACTGACGATTTGGGTCGGATCCGCTGGTGCCTTCAAGCTCTTCTATGAAGGCAAAAAGGTTCTCGAAGACCTCGCCTACCGCGAGCTCGACATGGACAGGTTCGCGACCACGGTCACGCTCAGGCCCTCGTGGAGTCGCATCACGGTCAAAGTTTGCGGCGATGCCGATGCGCCCAAATTGAGCCTTCGCCTCGGTAATTCCGTCGGCGAGCCCGACCTCGACGTGGACGTGCGCGCGGACCTCGAAGCGAGCGCCGAAGCCGCCGCAGGCGAAAAAGAACGCGCTCGCGCAAAGACGCCGCAACCGGCCGAGACAAACCGCGTGCTCGGGCCCGTACAAGCCTTCGAGATCGCCACGTCAGGCAAGTCCCCGAAAGCGTCCTCACTCGAGCTTTACGCTCGTTACTTGGCGATCACGGGAGGTGATCCGAAAGCCGATCACAAAGCTCGTGACCTTGCACGACGCGCTGCCGAAGCGGAACCGACCGTCGCGCGCCTATTGCTCGCAGGTGAGCTTGCCGAAGATCGAAATCAACGGCGCGTGTGGGTCGAAAAAGCGTCGGCGCTGGCCAAGACAAACGATGAAAAGCTCGACGTATTGCTCGCCGAAGCGCACCTCGCACGAACGGGTACGAATTGGCGCGATGCCGTTCCGATCTACGAACGCATCCTCGCGATCGACCCGGACAACCTCGGAGGGACGCTGGGGCTCGTGGAGCTTCACGTCGAAGCGGGGCTCAAGCGCACGGCGCTGGATATGCTCGAGAAGGCAGTGCAAAGGCACCCTCGATCGGTGTCGCTCTTGTCGGCGCTCGCGGAACAACTTCGAGGGCTCGGGCGCGATGCAGAAGCCGACGAGGTCGAAGCGCGATACGCGTCGCTGCGTTTCGACGATGCGACGTTCCTCAGCCAAAAAGTGGACCTTGCCGTTGCGCGTCGCGACGCCGCTGGTGCCGAACGGTGGCTCGGACGATTCCTCGGCATCGAGGCAGAGTCAGCGTGGGCTCGCTCGATCGCAGCGCGCACGTATCGCGCGCTCGGGCAGAAAGATCGCGCGCTTGCGACGTACCAACAGGCGCTCGCGATGGCGCCGGAGGATATCCAGACGCTACGGGCGCTGAGCGATGTGTACGGAGAGAGCGGCGATAAGGACAAGCAGCTCGATTTGCTGCGCCAAATTCTGACGATCGCTCCGCAAGCGAAGGACGTGCGCGAGTACGTCGAGCACATTCAGCCGAAAGCGCCGCGTGCGGATGAAGCGTATGCCTGGGCGCCCGAACGGTTTTTGCCGATGCGATCGGCCGCGATGAAGGGCTACCCGATGCGCTTTTTGCGAAACCTCACGGTCACCACGGTGTACCCGAACGGTCTTGCGAGTCGTTTCAGGCAGATCGTTTTTCAGCCGCTCACGGACGAGAGCGCGGCGTCGGGTCGCCAGTATCGCTTCATGTACGAAGCGGCGCGACAAACCGTCGATCTACGGGCTGCGAAGGTGTATCGCCAAAACGGCAAGATCGACGAAGCCATCGAGAGTGGTGAAGGGCCTGCGAACAACCCGGCCATCTCGATGTACACGTCGCAACGAACGTTCGGCGTGCTCTTTCCACGCCTCAGCGCAGGTGATGTCGTCGAGCTTCGTTACCGCATCGAAGATGTCGCTCCACGCAACGAGATCTCGGATTACTTCGGGGAAATCGAGTACCTGCAAGAAGACAGTCCCATCGCCAACAGCGAATACATCCTCGTCACGCCGAAAGAGCGAACGTTTTACATTCGTACGAACAAGCTCGATGGGCTCACGCAAGACGTGAAGGTCGAGGGGGACAAACGCATCTATCGTTTCACCGCAAACGATGTTCCTCCGTTGACGCCCGAGCCGAACATGCCGCCTTGGCCTGAAGTGCTCGGGTACGTGCACGTGTCGACGTTCGACACGTGGAACGCCGTTGGTGCTTGGTATTGGGGCCTCGCGCGCGAGCAGTTCGACGTCGACGACGAAGTGAGGCGTCGCGCTCGCGAGCTGACGAAGAACGCGAAGGACGACGCTGCGAAGGTTCGCGCCATCTACAAGTTCGCCACCGAAACGCGCTACGTGGCGCTCGAGTTCGGCATTGAAGGCATTCGTCCGCGGCGTGCAGCGCAAACGCTCGCTCGAGGTTGGGGCGACTGCAAAGACAAGGCGACGCTCATCGTGACGATGCTGCGAGAAGTCGGCGTCCCGTCGACGATCGTCCTGCTTCGCACGCGCATGCGAGGCGACATCGCGCCCGAGCCGGCAAGCCTCGCGCCGTTCGATCACGCGATCGTCTACGTCCCGTCGCTCGATTTGTACCTCGATGGCACGGCGGAGCACACGGGTTCGACGGAGCTTCCCGTGATGGATCGCGGCGCCATCGGCTTACTCGTCAACGAGGGCAAACCCAAGTACGTGAAGCTGCCGGATCCGCCTCCGGAGCAGTCGGTCACGCGCCGTCACGTCGACGTGACGCTCGCGCTGGATGGCTCGGCAGCGATCGCGACGGACATGCAAGTCTCGGGGGCTTATGCGCCCGATTGGCGACGGCGGTATCTCGCGGAAGGCACGCGTAACGATCGCGCGAAGCAAGACCTCGCGGGCGACTTTGGCCCGGTGGAAGTCGCTACAGGACGTGCAGGCGTGGAAGCGACGAACATCGAGGACATCGAGCAGCCCGTGCGCCTGCGCGTGAAAGGCAAAGCGACGAACTTTGCACGGCGCGAAGACGACACGCTGAGCGTTCCTGCAAGCATTGCGCCGCGTCTCGTTGCGGAGCTGGCACCATCGTCGAAGCGCACGCTGGACGTGGTCATTGGAGCGCTGACGACGCGTGAAGAAGAGTGGGTCGTGAAGGTGCCAGCGGGGGCCAAGCTGCAAAAGGTGCCCATGCCGCAGAAGATCGATTCACCGTTCGGGCGCTTCGAGCTTTCGGCGGAACAAGCGGCCGGAAAAGTTACGATTCGAACGAGTTTGTCTTTCCTGAAGCCGCGGATAAGCCCGGCCGAATACGCGCAATTCCGCACGTTCTGCGAAGCGGTCGATCGGGCCTACAACCAGCGCATCGTGGTGGGTAAGTGA
- the carB gene encoding carbamoyl-phosphate synthase large subunit, producing MPRRDDLKKILLIGSGPIIIGQACEFDYSGAQGAKALAAEGYEVILVNSNPATIMTDPELAYRTYVEPLDVPTLTAIIERDRPDAILPTLGGQTALNLALALHDEGVLDRFNVELIGAKPVAIRKAEDRQLFKEAMARVGLSCPRSGHVKSVEEARALAEKSGPWGEPLGYPIIVRPSFTLGGTGGGIAFKPAELEAKVRWAIEQSPTRETLIEESVLGWKEFELEVIRDRADNFIVVCSIENIDPMGVHTGDSITCAPAMTLTDREYQRLRDAARAVMTEIGVETGGSNVQFAINPADGRVFVIEMNPRVSRSSALASKATGYPIAKIATKLAVGYRLDELTNDITGTSAAFEPTIDYVVVKWPRFAFEKFPGADRRLGPQMKSVGEAMSIGRTFTEALQKAARSLEIGRDGVDSLLDKVDYRQLGGDPNSTRDLLMDAPREPSVPVQLPPASREDLVDALRKLVGVPSAERLFHVADAVRLGISLEEIHALTKIDPWFLLQLARIVELEKRIEKGPVDASLLREVKRHGFSDKTIARLSGKSADEVRALRVEQGTRAVFGRVDTCASEFVAKTPYLYSTFEQESEAAPSDRRKVIILGGGPNRIGQGIEFDYCCVHAAFALRDLGFETIMVNCNPETVSTDYDTSNRLYFEPLTFEDVMAICDEERRDGELVGVVVQYGGQTPLKLAVPLSRAGIPLLGTSADAIDRAEDRGRFDQLLTKLGLRRPRAAIAESVDEAIAAAKDIGFPVLVRPSYVLGGRAMMICHEQSELEAYIHAAVEAAQEAGTRTILVDEFLKDAIEVDVDAIGDGQQVVIGGVMQHIEEAGIHSGDSACVLPPYSLPLDVIASIEEQTRQLALELGVVGLMNVQFAVKGNVIYVLEVNPRASRTVPFVSKATGRPLAKIAAQVMAGKTLAELGVTDGVRPGHVAVKESVFPFAKFPGVDTQLGPEMRSTGEVMGIATSFAHAFGKALSGSGMKLPTSGTAFISVKDDDKPGACVVARRLHALGFTIMATAGTAAAFERARIPTTRIRKVAEGSPHVVDAIKSGDVSLVVNTTVGARSIRDSYAIRRNALLANIPYFTTVAAAMAATEVLEANANDTQAAYQVRSLQEWNGSSAAR from the coding sequence ATGCCGCGACGCGACGATCTAAAGAAGATTCTGCTCATCGGCTCGGGGCCGATCATCATCGGTCAAGCGTGCGAATTCGACTACTCGGGGGCTCAGGGCGCAAAAGCGCTCGCCGCCGAGGGGTACGAGGTGATCCTCGTCAATTCGAATCCCGCAACGATCATGACCGATCCAGAGCTCGCGTACCGGACGTACGTCGAGCCGCTCGATGTGCCGACGCTGACGGCGATCATCGAAAGAGACCGCCCCGATGCGATCCTGCCGACGCTTGGAGGTCAAACGGCCCTGAACCTCGCGCTCGCGCTGCACGACGAGGGCGTGCTCGATCGGTTCAATGTCGAACTGATCGGCGCAAAGCCCGTTGCAATTCGCAAAGCCGAAGATCGACAACTCTTCAAAGAAGCAATGGCTCGCGTGGGTTTGTCCTGCCCGCGATCGGGACACGTGAAGTCCGTCGAAGAAGCACGTGCTCTTGCAGAAAAGTCGGGACCGTGGGGCGAGCCGCTCGGTTATCCCATCATCGTCAGGCCGAGCTTCACGCTTGGAGGCACGGGTGGCGGCATCGCTTTCAAGCCGGCAGAGCTGGAAGCGAAGGTTCGCTGGGCCATCGAGCAATCTCCGACGCGCGAGACGTTGATCGAAGAAAGCGTGCTCGGTTGGAAAGAGTTCGAGCTCGAAGTCATTCGCGACCGTGCCGATAACTTCATCGTCGTCTGCTCCATCGAAAACATCGATCCGATGGGTGTGCACACGGGCGACTCGATCACGTGTGCGCCTGCGATGACGTTGACCGATCGCGAATACCAGCGGCTGCGTGACGCGGCGCGTGCAGTGATGACCGAGATCGGCGTGGAAACGGGCGGATCGAATGTGCAATTCGCCATCAATCCCGCCGATGGGCGCGTGTTCGTCATCGAGATGAATCCGCGCGTGTCGCGTTCGAGTGCGCTGGCATCGAAAGCAACGGGATATCCGATCGCGAAGATCGCCACGAAGCTTGCCGTTGGGTATCGCCTGGACGAGCTCACGAACGACATCACCGGAACGAGCGCCGCGTTCGAACCGACGATCGATTACGTCGTGGTGAAGTGGCCGAGGTTTGCCTTCGAAAAATTCCCCGGAGCCGATCGTCGTCTGGGGCCGCAAATGAAGAGCGTCGGCGAAGCGATGTCGATCGGGCGCACGTTCACCGAAGCACTTCAGAAAGCAGCACGATCGCTCGAGATTGGCCGCGATGGCGTCGATTCGTTGCTGGACAAAGTAGATTATCGACAGCTCGGTGGTGACCCGAACTCGACGCGCGACCTGCTCATGGATGCGCCGCGCGAGCCGTCCGTTCCTGTGCAGTTGCCACCTGCAAGCCGCGAGGATCTCGTCGATGCATTGCGAAAGCTCGTAGGCGTACCGTCGGCGGAACGCTTGTTTCACGTGGCCGATGCGGTTCGTCTTGGCATCTCCCTCGAAGAGATCCACGCGCTCACGAAGATCGATCCGTGGTTTCTGCTGCAGCTCGCGCGGATCGTGGAGCTCGAGAAGCGCATCGAAAAAGGTCCCGTCGATGCAAGCCTCTTACGCGAGGTGAAACGGCACGGTTTTTCGGACAAAACCATCGCTCGTTTGTCGGGCAAGTCCGCGGATGAAGTGCGCGCCCTGCGCGTCGAACAAGGCACGCGTGCGGTGTTTGGCCGCGTCGATACGTGCGCCTCAGAGTTCGTCGCGAAGACGCCGTACCTGTACTCGACGTTCGAGCAAGAAAGCGAAGCGGCGCCGAGCGATCGGCGCAAAGTGATCATCTTGGGCGGCGGGCCGAATCGCATCGGGCAAGGCATCGAGTTCGATTACTGCTGCGTCCACGCAGCGTTTGCCCTGCGTGACCTCGGGTTCGAGACCATCATGGTCAACTGCAATCCCGAGACGGTGTCGACCGATTACGACACCTCGAATCGCCTCTACTTCGAACCGCTCACGTTCGAAGACGTCATGGCGATTTGTGACGAAGAACGACGAGACGGCGAGCTCGTGGGCGTCGTCGTGCAGTACGGAGGACAAACCCCGTTGAAGCTCGCGGTGCCTCTGTCACGTGCGGGCATTCCGCTCCTCGGTACGTCGGCCGATGCGATCGATCGCGCTGAAGACCGCGGCCGTTTCGATCAGCTCCTGACCAAGCTCGGTCTGCGCCGTCCACGCGCGGCGATTGCCGAAAGCGTCGACGAAGCGATCGCAGCGGCCAAGGACATTGGTTTCCCCGTGCTCGTGCGGCCGTCGTACGTGCTCGGCGGGCGCGCGATGATGATCTGTCACGAGCAAAGCGAGCTCGAAGCGTACATCCACGCGGCCGTCGAAGCTGCGCAGGAAGCCGGTACGCGCACCATCCTCGTCGACGAGTTCCTCAAGGATGCGATCGAAGTGGACGTGGACGCGATTGGTGACGGACAGCAGGTCGTCATCGGTGGCGTGATGCAGCACATCGAAGAAGCGGGGATTCACTCCGGCGACTCAGCGTGCGTGCTTCCGCCGTATTCGCTGCCGCTCGATGTGATCGCGTCGATCGAAGAGCAGACGCGGCAGCTTGCGCTCGAGCTGGGTGTCGTGGGGCTGATGAACGTGCAGTTCGCGGTCAAGGGCAACGTGATCTACGTGCTCGAAGTCAACCCGCGCGCATCGCGAACGGTTCCGTTTGTGTCCAAAGCAACGGGCCGCCCGCTGGCGAAGATCGCCGCGCAGGTGATGGCAGGAAAAACCCTCGCCGAGCTGGGCGTGACCGATGGCGTGAGGCCGGGGCACGTCGCGGTAAAAGAGTCGGTGTTTCCATTCGCGAAATTCCCTGGCGTCGACACGCAGCTTGGACCGGAGATGCGTTCGACCGGCGAAGTCATGGGCATCGCGACGAGCTTTGCGCACGCGTTCGGCAAAGCCTTGAGCGGGTCAGGGATGAAGTTACCCACGAGTGGAACCGCGTTCATCTCCGTGAAGGACGACGACAAACCCGGCGCTTGCGTGGTAGCGAGACGTCTTCATGCGCTCGGGTTCACCATCATGGCTACCGCCGGCACGGCTGCTGCCTTCGAGCGCGCTCGCATTCCGACGACGCGCATTCGCAAGGTCGCCGAAGGTTCGCCGCACGTCGTCGATGCCATCAAATCAGGCGACGTCTCGCTCGTCGTCAACACGACCGTGGGCGCTCGATCGATTCGAGATAGCTACGCGATTCGGCGGAATGCTTTGCTTGCAAACATTCCGTACTTCACGACGGTCGCGGCGGCGATGGCTGCCACGGAAGTCCTCGAAGCGAACGCAAACGACACGCAGGCCGCGTATCAGGTTCGGAGCCTGCAGGAGTGGAACGGCTCGTCTGCCGCCCGCTAG
- a CDS encoding DUF4445 domain-containing protein: MLVRATFEEPGSDGAAARTTVNFHAGHSLLEVARSKGIAINAPCGGRGTCGKCLVRLLAGNAPPTPEDRAILSEGMLREGLRLSCRIRPRTPVTVEVQSRFDLRAAPAVTRLGNTSLPNQAIAAVDLGSTSVQLRTIDPATGDVLGEASVLNRQVRRGHDVMTRLTYALESPAARDELTQDARETLRMLEEAARGRIFAKDGEISHWFVAANSAMTALLWGADIKSLAEAPYYPPFFEERTGSPKDWGLSGETFTTFPLLGSFVGGDTAAAIVATDLDRLGSSRMLIDIGTNTEIVLAHKGVLYAASTPAGPAFEGGNISVGMRAETGAIVRIDVREDGAIRPTTIGSGKAKGICGTGLLEVLGELVRAGLVARDGAIASGDDRITLARGVDLLQMDIRELQLAKGALRAATKLLCRVAGIRDADLASVLLAGAFGANLHHDVAIRLGMLPEVDPSVVHAIGNAALDGATHFARDPASVRARLADVRSRLHHVELAMRDDFQEVFVSSLDF, from the coding sequence ATGCTCGTCCGCGCCACCTTCGAGGAACCAGGAAGCGACGGAGCGGCCGCTCGAACGACGGTGAACTTCCATGCAGGACATTCGCTGCTCGAAGTGGCCCGGTCGAAAGGTATCGCCATCAATGCGCCCTGCGGAGGACGCGGAACGTGTGGAAAATGCCTCGTTCGGCTGCTCGCAGGCAACGCCCCACCCACACCCGAAGACCGCGCGATCCTGAGCGAAGGGATGCTCCGCGAAGGCCTGCGGCTGTCTTGCCGCATTCGCCCGCGCACGCCCGTCACGGTCGAAGTGCAAAGTCGCTTCGATTTGCGCGCGGCGCCTGCCGTGACGCGCCTCGGCAATACGTCGCTGCCAAACCAAGCCATCGCAGCCGTGGACCTGGGTTCCACGAGCGTTCAGCTCCGAACGATCGATCCGGCGACGGGCGATGTCCTCGGTGAAGCATCGGTGCTGAACCGGCAAGTGCGCCGCGGACACGACGTGATGACGCGCCTGACATACGCGCTCGAAAGCCCCGCCGCGCGTGACGAGCTGACCCAGGATGCGCGGGAAACGCTGCGGATGCTCGAAGAAGCGGCGCGAGGGCGCATCTTCGCCAAGGATGGCGAAATTTCGCATTGGTTTGTCGCGGCAAACAGCGCGATGACCGCGCTGCTTTGGGGAGCCGACATCAAGTCGCTCGCCGAAGCTCCGTATTATCCACCGTTTTTCGAAGAGCGCACGGGATCGCCCAAAGACTGGGGTTTGTCCGGTGAGACCTTCACGACGTTCCCGCTCCTCGGCTCCTTCGTCGGAGGTGACACGGCTGCCGCGATCGTGGCGACGGATCTCGACAGGCTCGGTTCGTCGCGGATGCTGATCGACATCGGTACGAATACGGAGATCGTGCTCGCGCACAAGGGCGTGCTGTACGCAGCGTCGACACCGGCAGGACCTGCTTTCGAAGGAGGCAACATTTCGGTCGGCATGCGCGCGGAAACAGGCGCGATCGTGCGCATCGACGTGCGCGAAGACGGAGCGATACGGCCGACGACGATTGGCTCGGGAAAAGCAAAAGGGATCTGCGGAACGGGACTGCTGGAAGTGCTCGGAGAGCTGGTGCGCGCGGGTCTGGTTGCACGTGATGGAGCGATCGCGTCGGGGGATGATCGGATCACGCTCGCGCGAGGCGTGGATCTCTTGCAGATGGACATCCGCGAGCTGCAACTCGCGAAGGGCGCGCTTCGAGCCGCGACGAAACTGCTTTGCCGCGTGGCGGGGATTCGCGATGCAGACCTTGCGAGCGTGCTGCTTGCAGGCGCGTTTGGAGCGAACTTGCATCACGACGTCGCCATTCGGCTCGGGATGCTTCCCGAGGTGGATCCATCCGTGGTGCATGCGATCGGCAACGCCGCGCTCGACGGGGCGACGCACTTCGCGCGAGATCCAGCGAGCGTGCGCGCTCGGCTCGCAGATGTGCGATCGCGCCTGCATCACGTGGAACTGGCGATGCGCGACGATTTCCAAGAGGTCTTCGTGTCGAGTTTGGACTTCTAA
- the rpmI gene encoding 50S ribosomal protein L35, with amino-acid sequence MPKMKTNRAAAKRFRVTGSGKIRRSKGGLNHGMQEKSKKRCRRLRKNDMVDSTMEVRVKLLLPYR; translated from the coding sequence ATGCCCAAGATGAAGACAAACCGGGCCGCTGCAAAGCGATTCCGGGTGACTGGTTCGGGCAAGATCCGCCGCAGCAAGGGCGGTCTGAACCACGGGATGCAGGAGAAGAGCAAGAAGCGTTGCCGCCGTCTCCGCAAGAACGACATGGTCGACAGCACGATGGAGGTGCGCGTGAAGCTCCTCCTCCCGTATCGCTGA
- the rplT gene encoding 50S ribosomal protein L20, translating into MPRVKRGFKARRRRNRVLNQTEGYFLGRKNRFRQAVEVLRHAWEYGYISRRLKKRDFRKLWIARINAAARTNGTTYSRLINALKKANISLDRKVLSDIAIHDPASFTAVVKLATNG; encoded by the coding sequence ATGCCGCGTGTAAAGCGTGGGTTCAAAGCCCGTCGCCGTCGTAACCGCGTTCTGAACCAGACCGAGGGATATTTCCTCGGCAGGAAAAACCGCTTTCGCCAAGCGGTCGAAGTTCTCCGGCACGCCTGGGAATACGGCTATATCAGCCGTCGCCTGAAGAAGCGGGATTTCCGCAAGCTGTGGATCGCGCGCATCAACGCGGCTGCCCGGACGAACGGCACCACGTACTCGCGCCTGATCAATGCGCTGAAGAAGGCGAACATCTCGCTCGATCGCAAGGTCCTCTCCGATATTGCGATCCACGATCCCGCATCCTTCACCGCCGTCGTCAAACTCGCGACGAACGGCTAG
- the pheS gene encoding phenylalanine--tRNA ligase subunit alpha, translated as MEEGLEALGTRYRDAFAAASSEPALRVEHARVLGKKGDLTAILALMRHVPADKKTAVGSRVNAFKNEVEAAFEARLRAIARAAREAELRGSPYDLSLPGRIEVGRGHFHPIAQVRDELLAIFRDLGFVAEAGPEIELEENNFSKLAFPPDHPATDMQDSFWLGPGLLLRTHTTTVQPREFALRKPPLAVVMTGAVYRRDDDVTHSPMFHQIDGFLVDEHVSMAELKGVITAFTERLYGSGIPIRFRPSYFPFVEPGAEVDCGCVFCARPDGTHAGCRVCKHTGWLEVLGCGMIHPDVFRQCGLDPERYTGFAFGLGLERLAMLRYGIPNIRLLFESDPRFLAQF; from the coding sequence ATCGAGGAGGGCCTGGAGGCGCTCGGCACGCGGTATCGCGACGCGTTCGCGGCCGCATCGAGCGAACCGGCCCTCCGTGTCGAGCATGCACGCGTGCTCGGCAAAAAGGGTGACCTCACGGCCATCCTCGCGCTCATGCGCCACGTTCCGGCGGACAAGAAAACGGCCGTCGGCAGTCGAGTCAATGCGTTCAAGAACGAGGTCGAAGCGGCGTTCGAAGCTCGCCTGCGCGCGATCGCTCGCGCTGCACGCGAAGCCGAGCTTCGCGGATCGCCGTACGACTTGAGTTTGCCCGGTCGTATCGAAGTTGGTCGTGGCCACTTTCATCCCATTGCTCAGGTTCGAGACGAGCTTTTGGCCATTTTTCGGGACCTCGGTTTCGTCGCCGAAGCGGGCCCGGAAATCGAGCTCGAGGAAAACAACTTCAGCAAGCTCGCCTTCCCGCCCGATCATCCGGCCACCGACATGCAGGACAGCTTCTGGCTAGGCCCGGGGCTGCTTCTGCGTACACACACGACCACCGTTCAGCCGCGAGAATTTGCCCTTCGCAAGCCGCCGCTGGCCGTCGTGATGACCGGCGCCGTGTATCGCCGCGACGACGACGTCACGCACTCGCCGATGTTTCATCAAATCGACGGATTCTTGGTGGACGAGCACGTCAGCATGGCGGAGCTGAAGGGAGTCATAACGGCGTTCACCGAGCGTCTTTATGGCTCGGGGATTCCCATTCGTTTTCGGCCAAGCTATTTTCCGTTTGTCGAGCCAGGTGCGGAAGTCGATTGTGGCTGTGTGTTTTGTGCACGCCCGGACGGCACACACGCTGGCTGTCGCGTGTGCAAACACACCGGATGGCTCGAAGTGCTTGGCTGCGGGATGATTCACCCCGATGTATTTCGACAATGCGGCTTGGATCCCGAGCGGTACACGGGGTTTGCGTTCGGCCTCGGGCTCGAACGGCTCGCGATGTTGAGGTACGGAATCCCGAACATTCGGCTTCTCTTTGAGAGTGATCCGAGGTTTTTGGCTCAGTTCTGA